Proteins co-encoded in one Pseudarthrobacter chlorophenolicus A6 genomic window:
- a CDS encoding phosphoenolpyruvate carboxykinase (GTP): MGDLAQKPLLDEAPTTHAGLLAWVEEVAELTQPDRIYWVDGSEEENTRLTDELVAAGTLTRLNQDLFPNSFAAFSDPADVARVEEQTFICSENKRDAGFTNNWMAPAEMKEKLRGLFAGSMRGRTMYVIPFVMGHLDAEDPKFGVEITDSAYVVASMRIMARIGTDVLNRITETNAFFVPALHSLGAPLEQGQADVPWPCNPDKWIVHFPEERSIWSFGSGYGGNALLGKKCYALRIASVMARDEGWLAEHMLILKLTSPEQKTYYVSAAFPSACGKTNLALLDPTISGWKVETLGDDITWMRFGKEGELRAVNPEAGLFGVAPGTGWGTNPNAMRAIAKGNSIFTNVALTDDGGVWWEGMTEETPAHLTDWQGNSWTPDSDKPAAHPNSRFCTPIDQIDMLAEEYNSPEGVELSAILFGGRRKTTIPLVTEARSWSNGIFMGSTLSSETTAAAAGAVGVVRRDPMAMLPFIGYDAGDYLNHWVNLSAKANPERLPKIFLVNWFRRNSEGGFAWPGFGDNARVLKWAIERLEGKADAVETPIGFVPTGEAIDLDGLDMTPAQVEEAVKVDSAEWAAELASIEEWFDNFGGSLPQALQSELSGLKARLA, translated from the coding sequence ATGGGCGATCTGGCACAGAAGCCGCTGCTTGACGAAGCACCCACCACACATGCCGGACTGCTGGCATGGGTCGAAGAGGTTGCTGAGCTGACGCAGCCGGACCGCATCTACTGGGTTGACGGGTCGGAAGAGGAGAACACGCGCCTCACCGACGAACTCGTGGCCGCCGGCACGCTGACCAGGCTCAACCAGGACCTGTTCCCCAACTCCTTCGCAGCCTTCTCCGATCCGGCCGATGTTGCCCGGGTGGAGGAACAGACCTTCATCTGCTCCGAGAACAAGCGCGACGCCGGCTTCACCAACAACTGGATGGCTCCGGCCGAGATGAAGGAAAAGCTGCGCGGCCTGTTCGCCGGCTCCATGCGTGGCCGCACCATGTATGTCATCCCCTTCGTCATGGGCCACCTTGACGCCGAGGACCCCAAGTTCGGCGTTGAAATCACTGACAGCGCCTACGTTGTTGCCTCGATGCGCATCATGGCCCGTATCGGCACCGACGTCCTGAACCGCATCACCGAGACCAACGCCTTCTTCGTTCCGGCCCTGCACTCCCTGGGCGCACCGCTGGAGCAGGGTCAGGCCGACGTGCCCTGGCCGTGCAACCCGGACAAGTGGATTGTGCACTTCCCGGAGGAGCGCTCCATCTGGTCCTTCGGCTCCGGTTACGGCGGCAACGCCCTGCTCGGCAAGAAGTGCTACGCCCTGCGTATCGCTTCCGTCATGGCCCGCGACGAGGGCTGGCTGGCCGAGCACATGCTCATCCTCAAGCTCACCTCACCCGAGCAGAAGACGTACTACGTCTCCGCCGCTTTCCCGTCCGCCTGCGGCAAGACCAACCTCGCGCTGCTTGATCCCACCATCAGCGGCTGGAAGGTCGAAACCCTCGGCGACGACATCACCTGGATGCGTTTTGGCAAGGAGGGCGAGCTCCGCGCCGTCAACCCCGAGGCCGGCCTGTTCGGTGTGGCCCCCGGTACCGGCTGGGGCACCAACCCCAACGCCATGCGTGCCATCGCCAAGGGCAACAGCATCTTCACCAACGTTGCGCTGACCGACGACGGCGGCGTGTGGTGGGAGGGCATGACCGAGGAAACCCCTGCGCACCTCACTGACTGGCAGGGCAACTCCTGGACGCCGGACTCGGACAAGCCCGCTGCGCACCCGAACTCCCGCTTCTGCACCCCGATCGACCAGATCGACATGCTCGCGGAGGAATACAACAGCCCCGAGGGCGTGGAGCTGTCCGCCATCCTGTTCGGCGGCCGCCGCAAGACCACCATCCCTCTGGTGACCGAGGCCCGCAGCTGGTCCAACGGCATCTTCATGGGCTCCACGCTGTCCTCCGAAACCACTGCGGCTGCAGCCGGTGCGGTGGGCGTGGTCCGCCGCGACCCCATGGCCATGCTGCCCTTCATCGGCTACGACGCAGGCGACTACCTGAACCACTGGGTCAACCTGTCTGCCAAGGCGAATCCGGAGCGGCTGCCCAAGATCTTCCTGGTCAACTGGTTCCGCCGGAACTCCGAAGGCGGCTTCGCCTGGCCCGGATTCGGCGACAACGCCCGCGTCCTCAAATGGGCCATCGAGCGCCTTGAGGGCAAGGCCGACGCCGTCGAAACCCCCATCGGATTCGTTCCCACCGGCGAGGCCATCGACCTCGACGGCCTGGACATGACCCCCGCCCAGGTGGAGGAAGCCGTCAAGGTTGACTCCGCTGAGTGGGCCGCCGAGCTGGCCTCAATCGAGGAATGGTTCGACAACTTCGGCGGCTCCCTCCCGCAGGCGCTGCAGTCCGAGCTGAGCGGCCTGAAGGCCCGCCTGGCCTAG
- a CDS encoding RrF2 family transcriptional regulator, with amino-acid sequence MKINAFADVSLRALMVLAAAPGNQLLTTQNIADSVGTPYNHVSKAMARLRTMGLIDVERGRTGGSRLSSAGRTATVGQILRELDTRTDPADCMAATGNCPLINECKLRAALARAREAFYRELDPVVIANLPGSRQMAPVFEMIGLRPGLPESLRPGVQPGQ; translated from the coding sequence ATGAAGATCAACGCGTTTGCCGACGTCAGCCTGCGGGCACTGATGGTCCTGGCGGCTGCCCCCGGAAACCAGCTGCTGACCACCCAGAACATTGCCGACTCCGTGGGGACGCCCTACAACCACGTCAGCAAAGCGATGGCCAGGCTCCGCACCATGGGACTGATCGACGTGGAGCGCGGACGCACCGGCGGTTCCCGGCTGAGCAGCGCCGGCAGGACGGCCACCGTGGGACAGATCCTGCGCGAACTCGATACCCGTACCGACCCCGCCGACTGCATGGCCGCCACGGGCAACTGCCCGCTGATCAATGAGTGCAAACTGCGCGCGGCCCTTGCCCGGGCGCGCGAGGCGTTCTACCGCGAGCTTGACCCTGTAGTCATTGCCAACCTTCCGGGGTCCCGCCAAATGGCGCCGGTATTCGAGATGATCGGCCTCCGCCCCGGGCTTCCGGAGTCCCTCCGCCCGGGCGTGCAGCCGGGGCAGTAG
- a CDS encoding ABC transporter ATP-binding protein has product MLSARQLSVKGRRDPLLPPTTLEVERGQLLLVAGDRQDQRTALALALSGRMKSNGGSVAWDGQQRTRQLRLASALVDSPGVNEPEEHLSVRDLVTEDLALVPRRYRGALLSGPWLKVNRFEDIAGLWTEQLDPARRLELLTALALANPHTDLLVVDSPDRHSAVNAAWLPRLQELASDAGRPLAVVATVRCLPPSWDGPSAVVGNGAEDAPGTETDDAMDGGQAARQGAASRADGLPEQADEDEAFSVGASGPGSRATPAHTGQHVRTDELETEVAK; this is encoded by the coding sequence TTGCTCTCAGCACGCCAGCTTTCCGTTAAAGGCCGCCGCGATCCCCTCCTCCCTCCCACCACGCTTGAAGTGGAACGGGGACAGCTCCTGCTGGTTGCCGGCGACCGCCAGGACCAGCGCACAGCCCTTGCCCTTGCCCTGAGCGGCCGGATGAAGTCCAACGGCGGCTCGGTCGCTTGGGACGGGCAGCAGCGCACCCGGCAGTTGCGGCTGGCCAGCGCCCTGGTGGACTCCCCCGGCGTGAACGAGCCGGAGGAGCACCTGAGCGTGCGCGACCTCGTGACGGAGGACCTTGCCTTGGTGCCCCGCCGCTACCGTGGTGCGCTGCTCAGCGGCCCGTGGCTCAAAGTGAACCGCTTCGAGGACATCGCGGGCCTCTGGACCGAACAGCTGGACCCCGCCCGGCGCCTGGAGCTGCTGACTGCGCTGGCCCTGGCCAACCCGCACACTGACCTCCTCGTGGTGGACTCTCCGGACCGGCACAGCGCGGTCAACGCCGCCTGGCTGCCCCGCCTGCAGGAATTGGCGTCCGACGCCGGAAGGCCGCTCGCGGTCGTCGCTACCGTACGCTGCCTCCCGCCGTCGTGGGACGGCCCGTCCGCCGTGGTGGGTAACGGTGCCGAGGATGCCCCCGGCACGGAAACCGACGACGCGATGGATGGCGGGCAGGCTGCACGCCAGGGAGCTGCGTCCCGCGCCGACGGGCTGCCGGAACAGGCGGACGAGGACGAAGCCTTCAGCGTGGGTGCCTCGGGCCCTGGAAGCCGGGCCACCCCTGCACACACCGGGCAGCACGTCCGGACCGATGAACTCGAAACCGAGGTTGCCAAGTGA
- a CDS encoding globin domain-containing protein, whose translation MLSDKSRPVIEATLPLVGSRIGDITPKFYARLFAAHPELLDGLFSRSNQRNGSQQQALAGSIAAFATHLVNNPGTLPETVLSRIAHRHASLGITEPQYKVVYEHLFAAIAEDLAEVITPEIAEAWTEVYWLMADALIKLEKGLYAAQANGRMWAPWRVAAKAPAGVGSMTFTLEPADDTPITEALPGQYVSVKVQLPDGLRQVRQYSLSGEAGTSRSFTTKKDDGGEVSPVLHNNVQVGDILEISNPYGEITLKEGDGPVVLASAGIGCTPTASILRSLAATGSDRQVLVLHAESTLDSWALRGQMTDDVERLDGAELQLWLEQPADGAKEGFMSLREVDLPADASLYLCGPLPFMKSIRNEAINAGIPATRIHYEVFGPDIWQAS comes from the coding sequence ATGCTCTCGGATAAATCCCGCCCCGTCATCGAAGCCACACTGCCGCTGGTGGGGTCACGGATCGGCGACATTACCCCCAAGTTCTACGCCCGCCTGTTCGCCGCACACCCGGAACTCCTGGACGGTCTCTTCAGCCGGTCCAACCAGCGCAACGGAAGCCAGCAGCAGGCCCTGGCCGGAAGCATCGCCGCTTTCGCCACCCACCTGGTCAACAATCCGGGCACCCTGCCGGAAACCGTCCTGTCCCGCATCGCCCACCGCCATGCTTCCCTTGGCATCACCGAACCGCAGTACAAAGTGGTCTACGAGCACCTGTTCGCCGCGATCGCGGAGGACCTGGCCGAAGTGATCACCCCTGAGATCGCCGAAGCCTGGACCGAGGTCTACTGGCTCATGGCAGACGCGCTCATCAAACTCGAAAAAGGCCTGTACGCGGCCCAGGCCAACGGCCGGATGTGGGCACCATGGCGCGTGGCCGCCAAGGCGCCGGCCGGCGTTGGATCCATGACATTCACCCTGGAACCCGCCGACGACACCCCCATCACCGAAGCGCTTCCCGGCCAGTACGTCAGCGTCAAGGTCCAGCTTCCGGACGGCCTGCGCCAGGTGCGCCAGTACTCCCTGTCCGGCGAAGCCGGCACCAGCCGCAGTTTCACCACCAAGAAGGACGACGGCGGTGAAGTTTCCCCCGTCCTGCACAACAATGTCCAGGTGGGCGACATCCTCGAAATCTCGAACCCGTACGGCGAGATCACGCTCAAGGAAGGCGACGGGCCGGTGGTCCTGGCCTCCGCCGGCATCGGATGCACCCCCACGGCTTCCATCCTTCGCTCGCTCGCCGCAACCGGCTCCGACCGGCAGGTCCTGGTGCTGCACGCGGAGAGCACCCTGGACAGCTGGGCCCTGCGCGGCCAGATGACGGACGACGTCGAACGCCTGGACGGCGCCGAGCTGCAGCTGTGGCTGGAGCAGCCGGCGGACGGGGCGAAGGAAGGATTCATGTCCCTGCGTGAGGTGGACCTTCCCGCCGATGCGTCCCTGTACCTGTGCGGTCCGCTGCCGTTCATGAAGAGCATCCGCAACGAGGCCATCAACGCCGGCATTCCGGCAACCCGCATCCACTACGAAGTCTTCGGCCCGGACATCTGGCAGGCCAGCTGA
- a CDS encoding dihydrolipoyl dehydrogenase family protein — translation MIPEPAGREYDVVIIGAGAAGENVADRVVKGGLTAVLVEAELVGGECSYWACMPSKALLRPGTALHGAQTTPGAKEAVTRTLDAKAVLSRRNYFTSNWTDDSQVDWVKDSGIELVRGHAFLTAPRTVEVAGLDGTEHRLHARHAVVLATGSVPTQPPIDGLADVQVWSNREATSASEVPARLAVLGGGVAGTELAQAFARLGSAVTLIARSGLLGSFPEEAAGLVAAGLRADGVDLRLHTATQRIGMNDDGTFSIGLGDGSSVTADKVLVSTGRHPALEGLGLESIGIEPDADGRLLLETDSTGLVQAAQGDGHWLYAVGDAAGKNLYTHQGKYEARATGDAIAARAKGELDGGPADWSRFAQTANDHAVPGVVFTDPELATVGRSIQRARKDGYNVSSVELPIQVAGSSLHSENYEGWAQLVIDEDRKVLLGATFAGPDVAELLHAATIAVVGEVPLHRLWHAVPAYPTISEVWLRLLEKYGL, via the coding sequence ATGATTCCTGAGCCTGCTGGGCGCGAGTATGACGTAGTAATAATCGGTGCCGGCGCTGCCGGCGAAAACGTGGCAGACCGCGTGGTCAAGGGCGGGCTGACCGCCGTACTCGTTGAGGCTGAACTGGTGGGCGGTGAGTGCTCCTACTGGGCCTGCATGCCATCCAAGGCCCTGCTCCGGCCGGGCACCGCACTGCACGGGGCGCAGACGACGCCCGGCGCCAAGGAAGCCGTGACCCGGACGCTGGACGCCAAAGCCGTCCTGTCCCGCAGGAACTACTTCACCTCTAACTGGACGGACGACTCCCAAGTGGACTGGGTCAAGGATTCCGGCATCGAGCTGGTCCGTGGCCACGCCTTCCTCACTGCGCCCCGGACTGTTGAGGTGGCTGGCCTGGACGGAACAGAGCACAGGCTCCATGCCCGCCACGCGGTGGTCCTGGCCACCGGGTCGGTACCCACCCAACCGCCCATTGACGGACTGGCCGACGTCCAGGTCTGGAGCAACAGGGAAGCGACCTCGGCCAGCGAAGTGCCCGCCCGGCTGGCAGTGCTCGGCGGCGGCGTGGCAGGAACTGAACTGGCCCAGGCCTTTGCCCGGCTGGGCTCGGCCGTCACCCTCATTGCGCGCAGCGGCCTGCTGGGAAGCTTCCCGGAAGAAGCCGCGGGCCTTGTCGCCGCCGGCCTGCGGGCTGACGGCGTTGACCTTCGCCTCCACACGGCCACGCAGCGGATCGGGATGAACGACGACGGGACGTTCAGTATCGGGCTCGGCGACGGTTCCAGCGTCACGGCTGACAAGGTCCTGGTATCCACGGGCCGGCACCCCGCCCTTGAGGGACTTGGCCTGGAAAGCATCGGTATTGAACCGGACGCGGACGGGCGCCTGCTCCTTGAAACGGACAGCACAGGACTGGTCCAGGCCGCGCAGGGTGACGGGCATTGGTTGTATGCGGTGGGCGACGCTGCTGGCAAGAACCTCTACACGCATCAGGGCAAATACGAGGCCCGGGCCACCGGGGATGCCATTGCGGCCCGCGCCAAGGGTGAACTGGACGGAGGCCCGGCGGACTGGAGCCGGTTCGCGCAGACCGCCAACGATCATGCCGTCCCCGGAGTGGTCTTCACGGATCCGGAACTCGCAACGGTGGGCCGCAGCATCCAGCGCGCCCGCAAGGACGGCTACAACGTGTCCTCAGTGGAGCTTCCCATCCAGGTTGCGGGGTCCTCCCTGCACTCTGAAAACTACGAGGGCTGGGCGCAGCTGGTCATCGACGAGGACAGGAAGGTCCTTCTGGGCGCCACTTTCGCCGGGCCGGACGTGGCGGAGCTCCTGCACGCGGCCACCATCGCCGTCGTGGGTGAAGTTCCGCTCCACCGGCTCTGGCATGCAGTCCCCGCCTACCCCACCATCAGCGAAGTATGGCTGCGCCTGCTGGAGAAGTATGGACTGTAG
- a CDS encoding phosphomannomutase/phosphoglucomutase: MTSEQTTTFDLSASFKAYDVRGIVGESITAEIVEAVGAAFVDVLQLEGQTILVGGDMRPSSPEFSKAFADGAATRGANVELLDLISTDELYFACGLLNRAGATFTASHNPAGYNGIKMSKAGAVPISSETGLKDIQSLAEHYLSTGTIPAAGQRGQIGVRDVLKEYSEYLRKLVDLSGSRRLKVVVDAGNGMAGLTTPAVLGDALLPKLPFDIIPLYFELDGSFPNHPANPLEPENLRDLQAAVIEHGADIGLAFDGDADRCFVVDEKGEPVSPSAVTGMVARREIARAKAQGEATPTIIHNLLTSRAVAELVEHDGGRAVRTRVGHSFIKAVMAEEGAVFGGEHSAHFYFRDFWNADTGMLAAMHVLAALGEQDGPLSELGREYEPYVSSGEINSEVEDKPAAVERVRADFAGEDITIDTLDGSTFTANDGSYWFNLRPSNTEPFLRLNAEATDQATMERVRDRVLALVRA, translated from the coding sequence GTGACTAGCGAACAGACAACGACTTTTGACCTTTCGGCATCCTTCAAGGCCTACGACGTCCGTGGCATTGTGGGCGAATCCATCACCGCCGAAATCGTCGAAGCCGTGGGGGCCGCGTTCGTGGACGTCCTGCAGCTCGAAGGCCAGACCATCCTGGTGGGCGGCGACATGCGCCCCTCCTCCCCCGAGTTCAGCAAGGCCTTCGCCGACGGCGCCGCCACCCGCGGCGCCAACGTGGAACTGCTGGACCTGATCTCCACCGATGAGCTCTACTTCGCCTGCGGCCTCCTCAACCGGGCCGGGGCCACCTTCACCGCGAGCCACAACCCCGCCGGCTACAACGGCATCAAGATGTCCAAGGCCGGGGCAGTTCCCATCTCCTCCGAAACCGGGCTGAAGGACATCCAGTCCCTGGCCGAGCACTACCTCAGCACCGGCACCATCCCGGCTGCCGGCCAGCGCGGCCAGATTGGTGTGCGCGACGTCCTGAAGGAGTACTCCGAGTACCTTCGCAAGCTGGTGGACCTCTCGGGATCACGCCGCCTGAAGGTTGTAGTGGACGCCGGGAACGGCATGGCCGGGCTGACCACCCCCGCCGTGCTGGGTGACGCCCTGCTGCCCAAGCTTCCGTTCGACATCATTCCGCTGTACTTCGAACTGGACGGTTCCTTCCCGAACCACCCCGCCAACCCGCTGGAGCCGGAAAACCTCCGTGACCTGCAGGCCGCCGTCATCGAACACGGCGCGGACATCGGCCTGGCCTTCGACGGCGACGCCGATCGCTGCTTCGTGGTGGACGAAAAAGGCGAGCCCGTCTCGCCGTCGGCCGTTACCGGCATGGTGGCCCGTCGTGAAATTGCCCGCGCGAAGGCCCAGGGCGAAGCCACCCCCACCATCATCCACAACCTCCTCACCTCCCGCGCCGTGGCCGAACTGGTGGAGCACGACGGCGGCCGGGCCGTCCGTACGCGCGTGGGCCACTCCTTCATCAAGGCAGTCATGGCCGAGGAAGGCGCGGTGTTCGGCGGCGAGCACTCGGCACACTTCTACTTCCGCGACTTCTGGAACGCCGACACCGGCATGCTGGCCGCCATGCACGTCCTGGCCGCACTCGGCGAACAGGATGGCCCCCTGTCCGAGCTTGGCCGCGAGTACGAGCCCTACGTCAGCTCCGGGGAGATCAACTCCGAGGTGGAGGACAAGCCTGCCGCCGTCGAGCGCGTGCGTGCAGACTTCGCCGGCGAGGACATCACCATCGACACCCTGGACGGCAGCACCTTTACGGCCAACGACGGCAGCTACTGGTTCAACCTGCGCCCGTCCAACACCGAACCCTTCCTGCGGCTCAACGCCGAAGCAACCGACCAGGCCACCATGGAACGGGTCCGGGACCGGGTCCTGGCACTCGTGCGGGCCTAG
- a CDS encoding YhgE/Pip domain-containing protein, which translates to MTVIRLARSELKRMTGGLLPKLTILALTMVPLLYGAVYLYANWNPYGHLNNLDAALVVEDTGAGSSDGTRLEAGAKVADSLVEGNVFHWIPVESSAAADEGVSSGEYAFALKIPKDFSANLASPGSFDSASQAMLNVTTNDANNYLLSTIVDKLTTAVHTTVATEVGEETANQLLTGFGTIHTQMVKAADGAGQLADGVATLRDGTVTLHQGTTDLSSGASQLQAGQLKLRDGANQLTDGAGQLSSGLSVLKDKTGQLPTDSQTLASGAAQVAAGNAQLNTKVQDVAAQLEAADQGLRARVVESNSRLVASGVLTQEQANAILADFDAAATSSPVADAKAKLQADAAQIQQLADGSEAVSVGAAQLAAATPALKDAIRQASSGADQLHTGAATLATGEQAALDGTSSLAAGAQKLDSGAARLADGAGTAADGSRTLADEIGKGAGQVPNPDDAQKDNLSRVMADPVAVSNVSQAKANSYGAGLAPFFLTLALWIGIFMLVQAMRPITQRALASNAPSWKIALGGWLPFLAVSVVQASLLTLVVNVALGLNPAHPVMMWLFMLAAAMAFSALIQGIVALLGSPGKLVVLILLVLQLVSSGGTFPWQTTPQPLHVVHEILPMGYVVTGMRHLIYGADLSMILPTVAGLLGYTLLGTVMSTLAVRKNKYWTLKTLKPEIAV; encoded by the coding sequence GTGACAGTCATCCGGCTGGCCCGCTCCGAACTCAAGCGCATGACAGGCGGGCTGCTGCCCAAGCTGACCATCCTGGCGCTGACTATGGTCCCCCTCCTGTACGGGGCCGTTTACCTGTACGCGAACTGGAACCCCTACGGGCACCTGAACAACCTCGATGCCGCGCTGGTGGTGGAGGACACCGGGGCCGGCAGCAGCGACGGCACCCGGTTGGAGGCCGGTGCGAAGGTGGCGGACAGCCTGGTGGAGGGAAACGTCTTCCACTGGATTCCGGTGGAAAGCTCCGCGGCAGCGGATGAGGGCGTCAGCAGCGGCGAGTACGCCTTTGCCCTGAAGATCCCCAAGGACTTCTCCGCCAACCTGGCGTCCCCGGGAAGCTTCGACTCTGCGAGCCAGGCGATGCTCAACGTCACCACCAACGACGCGAACAACTACCTGCTCAGCACCATCGTGGACAAGCTGACCACCGCCGTCCACACCACGGTGGCCACCGAGGTGGGCGAGGAAACCGCGAACCAGCTGCTCACCGGCTTTGGCACCATCCACACCCAGATGGTGAAAGCGGCCGACGGCGCCGGGCAGCTGGCCGACGGCGTCGCCACCCTCCGCGACGGCACCGTGACGCTGCATCAGGGAACCACGGACCTGAGCAGCGGAGCCTCCCAGCTCCAGGCGGGTCAGCTGAAGCTCCGGGACGGGGCCAACCAGCTCACCGACGGCGCCGGCCAGCTGAGCAGCGGGCTGTCGGTCTTGAAGGACAAGACCGGGCAGCTCCCCACCGATTCGCAGACGCTTGCGTCCGGCGCCGCGCAAGTGGCCGCCGGAAATGCCCAGCTCAACACGAAGGTCCAGGACGTGGCAGCACAGCTCGAGGCTGCCGACCAGGGGCTGCGGGCACGGGTGGTGGAGTCCAACAGCCGGCTGGTGGCTTCGGGCGTCCTGACGCAGGAACAGGCCAACGCCATCCTTGCCGACTTTGACGCCGCAGCCACGTCCAGCCCCGTGGCCGATGCCAAGGCGAAGCTGCAGGCGGATGCGGCCCAGATCCAGCAGCTCGCCGACGGCTCCGAGGCCGTCAGTGTGGGTGCCGCGCAGCTGGCCGCAGCCACGCCCGCCCTGAAGGATGCCATCCGGCAGGCTTCGAGCGGCGCCGACCAGCTCCATACCGGTGCCGCTACGCTGGCCACCGGCGAGCAGGCAGCGCTGGACGGTACCTCCAGCCTGGCCGCGGGGGCGCAGAAACTCGATTCCGGCGCTGCCCGGCTCGCCGACGGTGCCGGCACGGCCGCGGACGGTTCACGCACGCTGGCCGACGAGATCGGCAAGGGCGCCGGCCAGGTTCCCAACCCCGACGACGCCCAGAAGGACAACCTGTCCCGGGTGATGGCGGATCCGGTGGCGGTCAGCAACGTTTCGCAGGCCAAGGCCAACTCCTACGGTGCAGGGCTGGCGCCGTTCTTCCTCACGCTGGCCCTGTGGATCGGCATCTTCATGCTGGTGCAGGCAATGCGCCCCATTACCCAGCGGGCGTTGGCCTCCAACGCCCCGTCCTGGAAGATCGCCCTGGGCGGTTGGCTGCCCTTCCTGGCTGTATCCGTTGTGCAGGCGTCCCTGCTGACCCTCGTAGTGAACGTCGCGCTGGGACTGAACCCCGCGCATCCGGTGATGATGTGGCTGTTCATGCTGGCGGCGGCCATGGCGTTCAGTGCCCTGATCCAGGGGATCGTCGCACTGCTGGGCTCCCCCGGCAAGCTGGTGGTGCTCATCCTGCTGGTGCTTCAGCTTGTGTCCTCGGGAGGCACCTTCCCTTGGCAGACCACACCGCAGCCCCTGCATGTGGTGCACGAGATCCTCCCGATGGGGTACGTGGTGACCGGAATGAGGCACCTGATCTACGGGGCGGACCTGTCCATGATCCTGCCCACCGTGGCCGGGCTCCTGGGCTACACGCTGCTGGGTACGGTGATGTCCACGCTGGCAGTGCGCAAGAACAAGTACTGGACCCTGAAGACGCTCAAGCCGGAGATTGCCGTATGA